The following are encoded in a window of Massilia sp. R2A-15 genomic DNA:
- a CDS encoding PAS domain-containing sensor histidine kinase, with the protein MIRGQALSPESRETYWRSLQTLNATRVVIATVLLLYVIFDSKGPRDWHLYAQTCMAYLVGALLFGLLTVYWRRRYLYQLGAQLALDLVVISLLYAGAGGMRSGLSILYLFPLAGAAILAPLVMALFAASLVTLFLIGGSLWDTLLLDADAPLLQSGVYGAAFFAAVLLLSRLAEKLIGQEELAARRGADLKIQQAINRIVMADVGDGILVVGGDGEVFTSNPAAQRMLALAGEGADFRLSAVAPLAPVFDAFETWRALPAGEGSGAFVTVKPGQDGGALHGARPDLGAHLQLRFARVDTKDRAAERFVIFLQDVTAIENQAQQLKLASMGRLTASIAHEVRNPLSAIGHATSLLAEDLTEPSHARLLKIVGDNVARVNRMVEDILQLSRKVQPHNEPLALDAFLAEIGAEFQETHALAADMIAVRGAGQAPVRFDPLHLREVVVNLLTNAIRYASGTPGSIRLSVVGDASGRQELHVQDDGPGITPEVRAHLFEPFYTTSSKGTGLGLYLARELCLNNGAMLDYEYRIDSGTYGLRKPTGRFVITFAQQHSL; encoded by the coding sequence ATGATCCGCGGTCAAGCGCTGTCGCCCGAATCGCGCGAAACCTACTGGCGCTCGCTCCAAACGCTCAACGCCACCCGCGTCGTCATCGCGACGGTGCTGCTGCTGTATGTCATTTTCGACAGCAAGGGCCCGCGCGACTGGCACCTGTACGCCCAGACCTGCATGGCCTACCTGGTCGGCGCGCTGCTGTTCGGGCTTCTGACCGTGTATTGGCGGCGCCGTTACCTGTACCAGCTGGGCGCCCAGCTCGCGCTCGACCTGGTCGTCATCTCGCTGCTGTACGCCGGCGCCGGCGGCATGCGCAGCGGCCTGTCGATCCTGTACCTGTTCCCGCTGGCCGGCGCGGCGATCCTCGCGCCGCTGGTGATGGCGCTGTTCGCCGCGTCGCTGGTGACCCTGTTCCTGATCGGCGGCAGCCTGTGGGATACGCTGCTGCTCGACGCCGACGCGCCGCTGCTGCAGTCGGGCGTGTATGGCGCGGCGTTCTTCGCCGCGGTGCTGCTGCTTAGCCGCCTGGCCGAAAAGCTGATCGGCCAGGAGGAGCTGGCCGCGCGGCGCGGCGCCGACCTGAAGATCCAGCAGGCGATCAACCGCATCGTGATGGCCGACGTCGGCGACGGCATCCTGGTGGTCGGCGGGGACGGCGAAGTATTCACCAGCAATCCGGCCGCGCAGCGCATGCTGGCGCTGGCCGGCGAGGGCGCCGACTTCCGGCTGTCGGCGGTGGCGCCGCTGGCCCCGGTGTTCGACGCCTTCGAAACCTGGCGCGCGCTGCCGGCGGGCGAGGGCAGCGGCGCCTTCGTCACCGTCAAGCCCGGCCAGGATGGCGGCGCCCTGCACGGCGCGCGGCCGGACTTGGGCGCCCACCTGCAGCTGCGTTTCGCGCGCGTGGACACCAAGGACCGGGCCGCCGAGCGCTTCGTCATCTTCCTGCAGGACGTCACCGCGATCGAAAACCAGGCGCAGCAACTGAAGCTGGCGTCGATGGGGCGCCTGACCGCCAGCATCGCGCACGAGGTGAGAAATCCCTTGTCGGCGATCGGCCACGCCACGTCGCTGCTGGCCGAGGACCTGACCGAGCCGTCGCACGCGCGCCTGCTGAAGATCGTCGGCGACAACGTGGCGCGGGTGAACCGCATGGTCGAGGACATCCTGCAGCTGTCGCGCAAGGTGCAGCCGCACAACGAGCCGCTGGCGCTGGACGCCTTTCTGGCCGAGATCGGCGCCGAATTCCAGGAGACCCACGCGCTGGCAGCCGACATGATCGCCGTGCGCGGCGCCGGCCAGGCGCCGGTGCGCTTCGATCCGCTGCACCTGCGCGAGGTGGTGGTGAACCTCTTGACCAACGCGATCCGCTACGCCAGCGGCACGCCGGGATCGATCCGCCTGTCGGTGGTCGGCGACGCGTCGGGCCGGCAGGAGCTGCACGTGCAGGACGACGGCCCCGGCATCACGCCGGAAGTGCGCGCCCACCTGTTCGAGCCGTTCTACACTACCTCGAGCAAGGGCACCGGCCTGGGCCTGTACCTGGCGCGCGAGCTGTGCCTGAACAACGGCGCCATGCTCGATTATGAATACCGCATCGATTCCGGCACCTACGGCCTGCGCAAGCCGACCGGCCGGTTCGTCATCACGTTCGCGCAGCAGCACTCCCTGTAA
- a CDS encoding PP0621 family protein has protein sequence MSRLLFWLALAVLVVFAIRSKLRASGLKPPRDSRADYIPREGASEPMACCAHCGVYFPASEAVHADGRDYCSPAHVRLPSK, from the coding sequence ATGAGCCGCCTGCTGTTCTGGCTCGCGCTGGCGGTGCTGGTGGTGTTCGCCATCCGCAGCAAGCTGCGCGCATCGGGCCTGAAGCCGCCGCGCGATAGTCGCGCCGACTACATTCCGCGCGAGGGCGCCAGCGAGCCGATGGCCTGCTGCGCCCATTGCGGCGTCTACTTCCCGGCTTCCGAAGCGGTGCACGCCGACGGCCGCGACTACTGCAGCCCGGCCCACGTCCGCCTGCCGTCGAAGTAG
- a CDS encoding inner membrane protein YpjD: MQTSLFFVAALAYAICAFLPIRQGALISAVTAGAWLLHGAALWTDMRAPGGLRVGFAIMLSAALWVSVAAYWLENRNFALDGLRRLVMPCAAAAAALPAVFPGSVFQLQGQSPAFGWHIAVAILAYSTLTIAAFHAVLMALQESRLHTRAPAAGWLGGALDQLPALLTMEKLLFRLIGIGFVLLSLTVLSGIVFSEQLFGAALKWDHKTIFALLSWILFAALLAGRKWKGWRGKTALRFTLAGFATLVLAYVGSRFVLEVVLHRAVA, from the coding sequence ATGCAGACTTCTCTCTTTTTCGTCGCCGCGCTTGCCTACGCCATCTGCGCCTTTTTGCCGATCCGGCAAGGCGCGCTGATCTCGGCCGTCACCGCCGGCGCCTGGCTGCTTCACGGCGCCGCGCTGTGGACCGACATGCGCGCGCCCGGCGGCCTGCGCGTGGGCTTCGCCATCATGCTGTCGGCCGCGCTGTGGGTCTCGGTCGCCGCCTACTGGCTGGAAAACCGTAACTTCGCGCTCGACGGCCTGCGCCGCCTGGTCATGCCGTGCGCCGCCGCGGCCGCCGCGCTGCCCGCCGTCTTCCCCGGCAGCGTGTTCCAGCTGCAGGGCCAGTCGCCCGCCTTCGGGTGGCACATCGCGGTCGCCATCCTGGCCTACAGCACCCTGACCATCGCCGCCTTCCACGCCGTGCTGATGGCGCTGCAGGAGTCGCGCCTGCACACGCGCGCGCCCGCCGCCGGCTGGCTTGGCGGCGCCCTCGACCAGCTGCCGGCCCTGCTGACGATGGAAAAACTGCTGTTCCGCCTGATCGGCATCGGCTTCGTGCTGCTCAGCCTTACCGTCCTGTCGGGCATCGTGTTCTCCGAACAGCTGTTCGGCGCCGCGCTGAAGTGGGACCACAAGACCATCTTCGCGCTGCTGTCGTGGATCCTGTTCGCCGCGCTGCTGGCGGGACGCAAATGGAAAGGCTGGCGCGGCAAGACCGCGCTGCGCTTCACGCTGGCCGGCTTCGCCACGCTGGTGCTGGCCTACGTCGGCAGCCGCTTCGTGCTCGAAGTCGTGCTGCACCGGGCGGTCGCATGA
- a CDS encoding ABC transporter ATP-binding protein: MSDSHIVISGVNKIFQTGERELVALKDINLEIPRGQFTCLLGPSGCGKSTLLNAVAGFSLPTTGTITADGKPVTEPGPDRGMVFQEYALFPWMTVEDNVGFGLEIKGVNRTEIRQRVDGLLAMLSLSDFRARFPKDLSGGMRQRVAIARVLALDSPIMLMDEPFGALDALTRRNLQDELLRIWAELKKTILFVTHSIEEAIYLADRIVVMTYRPGTVKRDIIVELPRERDPASPEFNALKRELGQLVMEEQQRHHHDELRMAAVD; this comes from the coding sequence ATGAGCGACTCCCACATCGTTATTTCCGGCGTCAACAAGATCTTCCAGACCGGCGAGCGCGAACTGGTCGCGCTCAAGGACATCAACCTCGAGATCCCGCGCGGACAGTTCACCTGCCTGCTGGGGCCATCGGGCTGCGGCAAGTCGACCCTGCTCAACGCGGTGGCCGGCTTCTCGCTGCCCACCACCGGCACCATCACCGCCGACGGCAAGCCGGTCACCGAGCCGGGGCCGGACCGCGGCATGGTGTTCCAGGAGTACGCGCTGTTCCCCTGGATGACGGTGGAGGACAACGTCGGCTTCGGGCTCGAGATCAAGGGCGTGAACCGGACCGAGATTCGCCAGCGCGTCGACGGCCTGCTGGCGATGCTGTCGCTGTCGGACTTCCGCGCGCGCTTTCCGAAGGACCTGTCGGGCGGCATGCGCCAGCGCGTGGCGATCGCCCGGGTGCTGGCGCTGGACTCGCCGATCATGCTGATGGACGAGCCGTTCGGCGCGCTCGACGCGCTCACCCGGCGCAACCTGCAGGACGAGCTGCTGCGCATCTGGGCCGAGCTGAAAAAGACCATCCTGTTCGTCACGCACAGCATCGAGGAAGCCATCTACCTGGCCGACCGGATTGTCGTGATGACCTACCGGCCCGGCACGGTCAAGCGCGACATCATCGTCGAGCTGCCGCGCGAGCGCGATCCGGCTTCGCCCGAGTTCAATGCCCTCAAGCGCGAGCTGGGGCAACTGGTAATGGAAGAGCAGCAGCGCCATCATCACGACGAGCTGCGCATGGCGGCGGTGGATTAA
- a CDS encoding ABC transporter permease — MTKGKLRGIGIGLVVPALIIALWQAVAMLGWVNPQVLPSPLAVVEKWIAYLLPVQPYTEGSRLAWMFSGELIIDSIGSMYRVLVGFFIGAGLALPIGLAMGASPRVYAWFNPLFQLLRPIPPIAYIPLSILWFGLGNPPAVFLIVLGAFFPVLMNTIAGVRQVDSIYLRAARNLGASQRTMFLRVILPAAVPYILAGVRIGIGTAFIVVIVSEMIAVNNGLGFRILEAREYFWSDKIIAGMITIGLWGLAIDVGMNRLNNHLLRWHRGLEN, encoded by the coding sequence ATGACGAAAGGGAAATTGCGGGGAATCGGGATCGGGCTGGTGGTGCCTGCCCTGATCATCGCGCTGTGGCAGGCGGTGGCGATGCTGGGCTGGGTCAATCCCCAGGTGCTGCCGTCACCGCTCGCGGTGGTCGAAAAGTGGATCGCCTACCTGCTGCCGGTGCAGCCGTACACCGAGGGCAGCCGGCTGGCGTGGATGTTTTCCGGTGAGCTGATCATCGATTCGATCGGCAGCATGTACCGGGTGCTGGTGGGATTTTTCATCGGCGCCGGGCTGGCGCTGCCGATCGGCCTGGCGATGGGAGCGAGCCCGCGCGTGTATGCGTGGTTCAACCCGTTGTTCCAGCTGCTGCGGCCGATCCCGCCGATCGCGTACATCCCGCTGTCGATCCTGTGGTTCGGCCTGGGCAACCCGCCGGCCGTGTTCCTGATCGTGCTTGGCGCCTTCTTCCCGGTGCTGATGAACACCATCGCCGGCGTGCGCCAGGTCGACAGCATCTACCTGCGCGCCGCGCGCAACCTGGGCGCCAGCCAGCGCACCATGTTCCTGCGCGTGATCCTGCCGGCGGCCGTGCCGTACATTTTGGCTGGCGTGCGGATCGGCATCGGCACCGCCTTCATCGTCGTCATCGTCTCCGAGATGATCGCCGTGAACAACGGCCTGGGCTTCCGCATCCTGGAGGCGCGCGAGTACTTCTGGTCCGACAAGATCATCGCCGGCATGATCACCATCGGCCTGTGGGGCCTGGCGATCGACGTCGGCATGAACCGCCTGAACAACCATTTGCTGCGCTGGCACCGCGGCCTGGAAAACTAA
- a CDS encoding ABC transporter substrate-binding protein has protein sequence MTGKMICKTIAIAAMLVAGGAQAQEVVRLGNLKFAHYGAVSYMKEIAPKCGIRIDEKIFAKGLDAMQAVIAGELDVATTASEAAISGRASGAPIFVVAGFAKGGARLVARPELNIKSVKDLKGKKVGVTRGAIQEVLLMAELQKHGLTADSAPGKDVQLIYLSYPDLNAALLGKNIDAMMQSEPQSSQAINKNFGAEVIKPYDTPIGEPVRTMVMTEKFYKEKRPVAEKFMRCFVEATKMFIDNKALAEKYVRETVFKGQITTDDFNDAMGNAAYTYDVTPEHIQVTTDIMLKTGVGKMAKPPVATEWVKTDLLSAAKKSLNVK, from the coding sequence ATGACAGGCAAAATGATCTGCAAGACCATCGCCATCGCGGCAATGCTGGTGGCGGGGGGCGCCCAGGCGCAGGAAGTAGTCCGGCTCGGCAACCTGAAGTTCGCTCATTACGGCGCGGTGTCGTACATGAAGGAAATCGCGCCCAAGTGCGGCATCAGGATTGACGAAAAGATTTTCGCCAAGGGCCTCGACGCGATGCAGGCGGTGATCGCCGGCGAGCTCGACGTCGCCACCACCGCCTCCGAGGCCGCCATCTCCGGCCGCGCCAGCGGGGCGCCGATCTTCGTCGTGGCCGGCTTCGCAAAGGGCGGCGCGCGCCTGGTCGCCCGTCCCGAGCTGAACATCAAGTCGGTCAAGGACCTGAAAGGCAAGAAAGTCGGCGTCACCCGTGGCGCGATCCAGGAAGTGCTGCTGATGGCCGAGCTGCAAAAGCACGGCCTGACCGCCGACAGCGCGCCCGGCAAGGACGTGCAGCTGATCTACCTGTCGTATCCCGACCTGAACGCCGCGCTGCTGGGCAAGAACATCGACGCCATGATGCAGTCCGAGCCGCAGTCCTCGCAGGCGATCAACAAGAATTTCGGCGCCGAAGTGATCAAGCCCTACGACACGCCGATCGGCGAGCCGGTGCGCACGATGGTCATGACTGAGAAGTTCTACAAGGAAAAGCGTCCGGTGGCCGAGAAGTTTATGCGCTGCTTCGTCGAAGCGACCAAGATGTTCATCGACAACAAGGCGCTGGCCGAGAAGTATGTGCGCGAGACCGTATTCAAGGGCCAGATCACCACCGACGACTTCAACGACGCGATGGGCAACGCCGCGTACACCTATGACGTCACGCCCGAGCACATTCAGGTCACCACCGACATCATGCTGAAAACCGGCGTGGGCAAGATGGCAAAGCCGCCGGTCGCGACAGAATGGGTCAAGACCGACCTGCTCAGCGCGGCCAAGAAAAGCCTGAACGTCAAGTAA
- a CDS encoding ABC transporter substrate-binding protein, protein MILLLLLSLLCLPAGAATVRMAFGDNLPPYILVASKSGIEVDIVREALAWRGHVLQPVFMPMGRVPVSFLARKADAIMIDVGQDMAAAGGVYGDPPVIYHNYMYTLATRRLSIRTPSDLRKRWVMSFVGASSRYPEWFGKLDRNEHYVERNNQESQPQLLAMGRYDVVVSDRTIFTYYARQHERRDPHFRMPPVDEHARPKANPRDYRPVFRDARVRDDFNAGLAWLRKSGRYDAIYARYLNGE, encoded by the coding sequence ATGATCCTTCTGCTATTGCTTTCCTTGCTGTGTCTGCCGGCCGGCGCGGCGACCGTGCGCATGGCGTTCGGCGACAACTTGCCGCCCTATATATTAGTGGCGAGCAAATCGGGCATCGAGGTCGACATCGTGCGCGAGGCGCTGGCCTGGCGCGGCCATGTGCTGCAGCCGGTGTTCATGCCGATGGGACGGGTGCCGGTTTCTTTCCTGGCGCGCAAGGCCGATGCGATCATGATCGACGTCGGCCAGGACATGGCCGCGGCCGGCGGTGTCTACGGCGACCCGCCCGTCATCTACCACAACTATATGTATACGCTGGCGACGCGCCGGCTGTCGATCCGCACCCCGTCGGACCTGCGCAAGCGCTGGGTGATGTCCTTCGTCGGCGCCTCCAGCCGCTACCCCGAGTGGTTCGGCAAGCTCGACCGCAACGAGCACTACGTCGAGCGCAACAACCAGGAATCCCAGCCCCAGCTGCTGGCGATGGGCCGCTACGACGTGGTGGTCAGCGACCGCACCATCTTCACCTACTACGCGCGCCAGCACGAGCGCCGCGATCCGCATTTTCGCATGCCGCCGGTGGACGAACACGCGCGGCCCAAAGCCAATCCGCGCGACTACCGGCCGGTGTTTCGCGACGCCCGCGTGCGCGACGACTTCAACGCCGGCCTTGCCTGGCTGCGCAAGAGCGGGCGCTACGACGCGATCTACGCGCGCTACCTGAACGGCGAATAG
- the ffh gene encoding signal recognition particle protein, translating to MLDNLTQRLAKVVKTMRGEARLTEANTAEMLREVRLALLEADVALPAVREFIGKVKEKALGEEVLASLSPGQALVGVVQRELGALMGADLGPEASQLSFAQQPPAIILMAGLQGVGKTTTVGKLAKYLREEKKKKVLTVSADVYRPAAIAQLESVTKQVGADFFPTSSTDKPVDIARAALDWAKKHYHDVLIIDTAGRLGIDEAMMQEISAVHAAVKPIETLFVVDAMLGQDAINTAKAFNDALPLTGIVLTKLDGDSRGGAALSVRHITGKPIKFAGVSEKLDGLETFDAQRMANRILGMGDILALVEEARKGVDSKAAADLANKIKVGGKFDMNDFKAQLGQMKKMGGMASLLDKLPAQFQQAAGGANMDQADKQVRRMVGIIDSMTPQERAKPELIKATRKRRIAAGAGVQVQEVNRMLAQYEQMNTMMKKFKGGGMMKMMRGMKGMMPGLR from the coding sequence ATGCTAGATAACTTAACCCAACGCCTTGCCAAGGTCGTCAAGACCATGCGCGGTGAGGCTCGCCTGACCGAAGCCAATACCGCCGAGATGCTGCGCGAAGTGCGGCTGGCCCTGCTCGAAGCCGACGTGGCGCTGCCGGCGGTGCGCGAATTCATCGGCAAGGTCAAGGAAAAGGCGCTCGGCGAGGAAGTGCTCGCCTCGCTTTCCCCGGGCCAGGCCCTGGTCGGCGTGGTGCAGCGGGAACTGGGCGCGCTGATGGGCGCCGACCTCGGCCCCGAGGCGTCGCAGCTGAGCTTTGCCCAGCAGCCGCCGGCGATCATCCTGATGGCCGGCCTGCAGGGTGTGGGTAAGACCACCACCGTCGGCAAGCTCGCCAAGTACCTGCGCGAAGAGAAAAAGAAGAAAGTGCTGACCGTGTCGGCCGACGTCTACCGTCCCGCCGCGATCGCCCAGCTCGAATCGGTGACCAAGCAGGTCGGCGCCGACTTCTTCCCCACCTCCTCCACCGACAAGCCGGTTGACATCGCCCGCGCCGCGCTCGACTGGGCGAAGAAGCACTACCACGACGTCCTGATCATCGACACCGCCGGCCGCCTTGGCATCGACGAAGCGATGATGCAGGAAATTTCCGCAGTACACGCGGCGGTCAAGCCGATCGAGACCCTGTTCGTGGTCGACGCGATGCTCGGCCAGGATGCGATCAACACCGCCAAGGCCTTCAACGACGCGCTGCCGCTGACCGGCATCGTGCTCACCAAGCTCGACGGCGACTCGCGCGGAGGCGCGGCGCTTTCGGTGCGCCACATCACCGGCAAGCCGATCAAGTTCGCCGGCGTGTCCGAGAAGCTCGACGGTCTCGAGACGTTCGACGCCCAGCGCATGGCCAACCGCATCCTGGGCATGGGCGACATCCTGGCGCTGGTGGAAGAAGCGCGCAAGGGCGTCGACAGCAAGGCGGCGGCCGACCTGGCCAACAAGATCAAGGTCGGCGGCAAGTTCGACATGAACGACTTCAAGGCGCAGCTGGGCCAGATGAAGAAGATGGGCGGCATGGCCAGCCTGCTCGACAAGCTGCCGGCCCAGTTCCAGCAGGCCGCCGGCGGCGCCAACATGGACCAGGCCGACAAGCAGGTGCGGCGCATGGTCGGCATCATCGACTCGATGACGCCGCAGGAGCGCGCCAAGCCGGAGCTGATCAAGGCCACCCGCAAGCGCCGCATCGCCGCCGGCGCTGGCGTCCAGGTGCAGGAAGTGAACCGCATGCTGGCGCAGTACGAACAGATGAACACGATGATGAAAAAGTTCAAGGGCGGCGGCATGATGAAGATGATGCGCGGCATGAAGGGCATGATGCCGGGCCTGCGCTAG
- a CDS encoding PilZ domain-containing protein, with the protein MSKRQFVQISNSELTIGAALPWSIYLRSGELLAPAGFMVGDEVVRQRLMLALPVRAANSADHGIGIIEASGPPAEAAEAAQPADPLKYLKHNAEGVILTFKLPSDFEPRKVHVEFYGRIPQQSVIVSAPALGLGTAQTWNNFEGLPLTVQVIFGRSLCMFKTTVMRYAPLPSGHLFLRYPTDAVTKSFRQSLRVDAKLPVSITTDDNYSVPGIITNLSGTGCAAATGFVLGEPGTRIKIAFRLRLSDKARLVTMPCIIRSIKGRLSQQMRYGIEFDEQAADEAVLLTLKSFVYEHLAER; encoded by the coding sequence ATGTCAAAGCGCCAATTCGTTCAGATCTCTAACAGCGAATTGACAATCGGGGCCGCGCTGCCCTGGTCGATCTACCTTCGCTCGGGCGAGTTGCTGGCGCCGGCCGGCTTCATGGTCGGCGACGAGGTGGTGCGCCAGCGCCTGATGCTCGCCCTGCCGGTGCGCGCCGCCAACTCCGCCGATCACGGCATCGGCATCATCGAAGCGTCCGGCCCGCCTGCCGAAGCGGCCGAGGCGGCCCAGCCCGCCGATCCGCTCAAATATCTCAAGCACAACGCCGAGGGCGTCATCCTCACCTTCAAGCTGCCCAGCGACTTCGAGCCGCGCAAGGTCCACGTCGAGTTCTACGGCCGCATTCCGCAGCAGTCGGTGATCGTTTCGGCGCCGGCCCTGGGCCTGGGAACGGCGCAGACCTGGAACAATTTCGAAGGGCTGCCGCTCACGGTGCAGGTCATCTTCGGGCGCAGCCTGTGCATGTTCAAGACCACCGTGATGCGCTACGCCCCGCTGCCGAGCGGGCACCTGTTCCTGCGCTATCCGACCGATGCGGTCACCAAGTCGTTCCGCCAGTCGCTGCGCGTCGATGCCAAGCTTCCCGTGTCGATCACGACGGACGACAATTACTCCGTCCCGGGCATCATCACCAACCTGTCGGGTACCGGCTGCGCGGCGGCGACCGGCTTTGTCCTCGGCGAGCCCGGCACCCGCATCAAGATCGCCTTCCGCCTGCGCCTGAGCGACAAGGCGCGCCTGGTCACCATGCCGTGCATCATCCGCAGCATCAAGGGCCGGCTGTCGCAGCAAATGCGTTACGGCATCGAATTCGACGAACAGGCGGCCGACGAAGCCGTGCTGCTGACGCTCAAATCGTTCGTCTACGAACACCTGGCCGAACGCTAG
- a CDS encoding SWIB/MDM2 domain-containing protein: MATAKKTPAAAPAKKAAAKPAAKPAAKKAAAPAKAAPKAAAAKKPAAPRKPNAAFMKAMTPSTTLAAVVGATPLPRTEVTKKVWDYIKKLDLQDAANRRMINADDKLKAVFGGKAQVSMFEMTKLISDHLK; the protein is encoded by the coding sequence ATGGCAACAGCCAAAAAAACCCCAGCAGCAGCTCCAGCAAAGAAGGCAGCAGCCAAGCCAGCGGCAAAGCCGGCGGCGAAGAAAGCAGCAGCTCCAGCAAAAGCAGCGCCAAAAGCCGCTGCAGCAAAGAAGCCAGCAGCACCACGCAAGCCAAACGCCGCCTTCATGAAGGCGATGACCCCATCGACGACGCTGGCCGCAGTGGTTGGCGCCACTCCGCTGCCACGCACCGAAGTGACCAAAAAGGTCTGGGACTATATCAAGAAGCTCGACCTGCAAGATGCTGCAAACCGTCGCATGATCAATGCCGACGACAAGCTGAAAGCCGTATTCGGCGGCAAGGCCCAGGTTTCGATGTTCGAAATGACCAAGCTCATTTCGGATCACCTGAAATAA
- a CDS encoding DUF2442 domain-containing protein: MGISDAEYEAATRRGELMKATWPAAIAVRYDAVARRVVISLSSGIDVSFPPCNAQGLENAGPDDLATAEISPSGFGIHFPRVDADIYIPNLLQGRMGSERWMQARELEKK; this comes from the coding sequence ATGGGAATTTCTGATGCCGAGTATGAAGCGGCGACGCGGCGGGGCGAATTGATGAAAGCTACGTGGCCAGCGGCTATCGCCGTGCGATACGATGCAGTCGCACGTCGTGTTGTCATCTCGTTGTCCTCCGGAATTGACGTATCGTTCCCTCCCTGCAATGCACAGGGATTGGAGAACGCGGGTCCGGACGATCTGGCCACCGCCGAAATCAGTCCCTCTGGCTTCGGAATCCATTTTCCGCGTGTCGACGCGGATATCTACATTCCTAACCTGTTGCAAGGTCGAATGGGGTCGGAGCGCTGGATGCAGGCGAGGGAGCTGGAGAAGAAATGA
- a CDS encoding DUF4160 domain-containing protein: MPTVVTLLGFRLVIYPGDHPPAHVHVIGKGVEAVFKLNCPNGPSILRNQYRFPGKELVRISPEIDTRILQLCEVWRSVNGNF; this comes from the coding sequence ATGCCTACCGTAGTGACATTACTCGGATTTCGCCTCGTGATCTATCCTGGTGATCACCCGCCGGCGCACGTCCACGTGATCGGCAAAGGCGTCGAAGCCGTCTTCAAGTTGAATTGCCCGAACGGTCCGTCTATATTGAGGAATCAATACAGGTTTCCGGGCAAAGAGCTGGTGCGAATTTCACCCGAGATCGATACGCGCATATTGCAACTTTGTGAAGTGTGGAGGTCCGTCAATGGGAATTTCTGA
- a CDS encoding lytic transglycosylase domain-containing protein has product MLAAGLACCAIAHAGNQKEEALADSVRLALANAIKDARPPQPVFRDEAARQRYQQWLAVMSERLKRKLPDAQSRTEFLETAWYEATRAGLDPGLVLGLIQVESAYRKYAVSMVGARGYMQVMPFWTNVIGDSDRKKLFHMQTNLRYGCAILRMYIDMEAGSLYLALGRYNGSRGRPEYPNAVLSAWKNWQM; this is encoded by the coding sequence CTGCTCGCGGCCGGCCTGGCTTGCTGCGCGATTGCGCATGCGGGCAACCAGAAGGAAGAAGCGCTGGCCGACTCGGTGCGGCTGGCGCTGGCTAACGCGATCAAGGATGCGCGTCCGCCGCAGCCGGTGTTTCGCGACGAGGCCGCGAGACAGCGCTACCAGCAGTGGCTGGCGGTGATGTCCGAGCGGCTCAAGCGCAAGCTGCCGGATGCCCAGTCGCGCACCGAGTTCCTCGAGACCGCCTGGTACGAGGCAACCCGGGCCGGGCTCGATCCGGGACTGGTGCTGGGGCTGATCCAGGTCGAGTCGGCGTACCGCAAGTACGCGGTGTCGATGGTCGGCGCGCGCGGCTACATGCAGGTGATGCCGTTCTGGACCAACGTGATCGGCGACAGCGACCGCAAAAAGCTGTTCCACATGCAGACCAACCTGCGCTACGGCTGCGCGATCCTGCGGATGTACATCGACATGGAAGCGGGCAGCCTGTACCTGGCGCTGGGGCGCTACAACGGCAGCCGCGGGCGGCCGGAGTACCCGAACGCGGTGCTTTCGGCGTGGAAAAATTGGCAGATGTGA